Proteins found in one Planifilum fimeticola genomic segment:
- a CDS encoding ABC transporter ATP-binding protein, with amino-acid sequence MVEVQNVTKRYGGRAVVDAVSVNIPRGKITSLIGPNGAGKSTLLSMISRLVPKDEGEIRIDGRELGSVKNNELAKKLSILKQSNHLQIRLKVRELVSFGRFPYSRGRLTKEDWMHVERAIEYMELEDLQDRFLDQLSGGQRQRAFIAMVLAQNTDYILLDEPLNNLDMKHSVQIMKTLRKMVDDLGKTIVLVLHDINFASFYSDYIIAMRGGKVLHEGPTCDMIQPDVLRDVFDMNIKIQEVDDNRLSIYYT; translated from the coding sequence ATGGTAGAGGTGCAAAACGTGACCAAACGGTACGGGGGTCGTGCGGTCGTCGATGCCGTCTCGGTCAACATCCCCCGGGGGAAGATCACTTCGCTGATCGGCCCCAACGGCGCCGGAAAGAGCACGCTGCTGTCCATGATCAGCCGTCTGGTGCCGAAGGATGAGGGGGAGATCCGGATCGACGGTCGGGAACTGGGGAGCGTCAAGAATAACGAACTGGCCAAAAAGCTGTCGATTCTGAAACAGTCCAACCACCTCCAGATCCGGCTGAAGGTGCGGGAGCTGGTCAGCTTCGGACGCTTCCCCTATTCCCGGGGGCGTTTGACGAAGGAAGACTGGATGCACGTCGAGCGGGCCATCGAGTACATGGAGCTGGAGGATCTGCAGGATCGGTTCCTCGACCAATTGAGCGGCGGCCAGCGGCAACGGGCGTTCATCGCCATGGTGCTGGCCCAAAACACCGACTATATCCTGTTGGACGAACCGTTGAACAACCTGGACATGAAACACTCGGTCCAGATCATGAAGACCCTGCGCAAAATGGTGGACGATCTGGGAAAGACGATCGTGCTGGTCCTTCACGACATCAACTTCGCCTCTTTCTACTCGGATTACATCATCGCCATGAGAGGCGGAAAGGTGCTCCATGAAGGGCCGACCTGCGATATGATTCAGCCTGACGTGTTGAGGGACGTGTTTGACATGAACATCAAAATTCAGGAAGTGGACGACAATCGCCTGTCCATCTATTACACGTGA
- a CDS encoding siderophore ABC transporter substrate-binding protein, producing the protein MRKLFLGTLMLMLVLSLAACGSSANTAREDSASQEGEEIVVKHQLGETKVKKNPKNVVVFDFGVLDSLDKLGVEVAGVPQANVPPYLKKYGAGDYANVGSLKEPDFEKVSSLGPELIIISARQSDQYEEFSKIAPTIYMGVDTSRYMESFTENMETLGKIFGKEAEVEKELEAINETIEKVKEKASASDKKALIILTTGGKTSAYGPGSRFGLIHDVLGVKPVDKNIKAATHGMSVSFEYIAEKNPDYLFVIDRDKVVSGEGGQPAEQVLNNDLVKGTKAYKDKNIVYLDPNYWYLSGGGLVSLGEMVKEVEAGLQ; encoded by the coding sequence CTGCGCAAACTGTTTCTCGGTACATTGATGCTGATGCTGGTGCTCTCTTTGGCCGCCTGCGGCTCCTCCGCCAATACGGCCCGGGAGGATTCCGCTTCGCAGGAAGGGGAAGAAATCGTCGTCAAACATCAGCTGGGCGAGACAAAGGTGAAGAAAAACCCGAAAAACGTGGTGGTCTTCGACTTCGGCGTGCTGGACTCGCTGGATAAACTGGGCGTGGAGGTGGCCGGGGTTCCTCAGGCCAACGTTCCCCCTTATCTGAAAAAGTATGGGGCCGGCGACTATGCCAACGTGGGCAGTCTGAAGGAGCCGGATTTTGAAAAGGTCAGCTCCCTCGGTCCGGAATTGATCATCATTTCGGCTCGGCAGTCGGATCAGTACGAGGAGTTTTCCAAAATCGCCCCGACCATTTACATGGGCGTGGATACCAGCCGCTACATGGAGTCCTTCACGGAAAACATGGAGACCCTGGGGAAAATCTTCGGCAAGGAAGCGGAAGTGGAGAAGGAACTGGAGGCCATCAACGAGACCATCGAGAAGGTAAAGGAAAAGGCCTCGGCCAGCGACAAAAAAGCGTTGATCATTCTCACGACCGGCGGAAAAACAAGCGCTTACGGGCCGGGCTCCCGCTTCGGACTGATTCATGACGTCCTGGGCGTCAAGCCGGTGGACAAGAACATCAAGGCCGCCACCCACGGGATGAGCGTTTCCTTCGAGTACATCGCCGAGAAAAACCCCGACTATCTCTTCGTGATCGACCGGGACAAAGTGGTCAGCGGTGAAGGAGGCCAGCCGGCCGAGCAGGTGCTGAACAACGATCTGGTGAAAGGGACCAAAGCCTACAAGGACAAAAACATCGTGTATCTGGATCCGAACTACTGGTATCTGTCCGGCGGCGGCTTGGTCTCCCTCGGCGAGATGGTGAAGGAAGTGGAGGCGGGCCTTCAATAG
- a CDS encoding flavodoxin family protein, with product MNIAVLYASSRRGGNSERLAKVLVEGMDVDSLFLTDYRIEPIIDYRHTEPGSYPEDDYRKLLDRVLKQDLLIFATPIYWYGMPGPLKLFIDRWSQSLRENRKEFLDRMTGKRAYVLAVGDDDPHVKGRALIEQFRHIFDFVGIRFAGHVIGRGNRPGDIEQDAEALSAAREIRSRILAEMEAGSHR from the coding sequence GTGAATATCGCCGTACTATATGCCAGCTCCCGCAGAGGCGGAAATTCCGAACGCTTGGCGAAGGTGCTGGTCGAAGGAATGGACGTCGACTCCCTTTTCTTGACCGATTATCGGATCGAACCGATCATCGACTATCGGCATACGGAGCCGGGATCCTATCCCGAGGATGATTACCGGAAACTGTTGGACCGGGTGCTCAAGCAGGACCTCCTGATCTTTGCCACCCCCATCTACTGGTACGGAATGCCGGGACCTTTGAAGCTCTTCATCGACCGCTGGTCCCAATCTCTGCGGGAAAACCGGAAAGAATTCCTGGACCGGATGACGGGAAAACGGGCGTATGTGCTGGCTGTAGGCGATGATGACCCCCATGTGAAGGGAAGGGCCTTGATTGAGCAATTCCGGCACATCTTCGATTTCGTCGGCATCCGGTTCGCCGGCCATGTGATCGGACGGGGAAACCGCCCCGGGGACATCGAACAGGATGCCGAAGCACTCTCCGCCGCGCGGGAGATCAGGAGCCGGATCCTGGCCGAAATGGAGGCCGGATCCCACCGCTAA
- a CDS encoding ABC transporter permease → MKKRFLIPVLLILSVLSLFVGVKEIQLTGLLQGDEDQWQILWVSRVPRLISLIIAGASMGIVGLIMQQLSRNRFVSPTTAGTEDSARLGILVSLMLFGAATTLQKMLLAFLFALLGTFLFMKILARIRFKNAVFIALVGLMLGNVIDSVTTFFAYKHDLIQSIGAWFYGDFSMIVSGRYEMMYISIPLIVIAYLYADRFTIAGMGEEFSVNLGLDYRQVVNIGMVIVAMVTAAVILTVGVIPFLGLIIPNIVTILRGAHLRQNLFLTALLGSVFLLVCDILGRILIYPYEIPIGLTVGIIGSGVFLYLLLRSRGHG, encoded by the coding sequence TTGAAAAAAAGGTTTCTCATCCCGGTTTTGCTTATTCTTTCCGTGCTGTCCCTGTTTGTCGGGGTCAAAGAGATCCAACTGACCGGTTTGCTCCAAGGGGATGAAGACCAGTGGCAGATCCTGTGGGTCAGTCGCGTTCCCCGGCTGATCAGCCTGATCATCGCGGGCGCCAGCATGGGGATCGTCGGTCTCATCATGCAGCAATTGAGCCGGAACCGGTTCGTTTCACCCACCACGGCGGGAACGGAGGATTCGGCCCGGCTGGGCATTCTGGTGTCCCTGATGTTGTTCGGCGCGGCCACCACTCTGCAAAAAATGTTGTTGGCGTTTCTGTTCGCTCTTCTGGGGACCTTTCTCTTCATGAAAATCCTGGCGCGCATCCGGTTCAAAAATGCCGTCTTCATCGCTCTGGTCGGCCTGATGCTGGGCAATGTGATCGATTCCGTCACCACCTTTTTCGCCTACAAGCATGACTTGATCCAAAGCATCGGAGCCTGGTTTTACGGCGATTTTTCCATGATCGTCAGCGGGCGGTACGAAATGATGTACATCAGCATCCCGCTGATCGTCATCGCCTATCTGTACGCCGACCGCTTCACGATCGCCGGCATGGGCGAGGAATTTTCCGTCAATCTGGGACTTGATTACCGGCAGGTGGTGAATATCGGAATGGTCATCGTCGCCATGGTGACGGCCGCCGTCATTCTGACCGTCGGGGTGATTCCATTTTTGGGATTGATCATACCGAACATCGTGACCATCCTGCGGGGGGCTCATTTGCGGCAGAATCTCTTTCTCACGGCCTTGCTGGGGTCGGTTTTCCTCCTGGTCTGCGACATCCTCGGGCGGATTCTCATATATCCCTATGAGATCCCCATCGGGCTGACCGTCGGGATCATCGGCAGCGGGGTGTTCCTGTACCTGCTGTTGAGGAGTCGGGGCCATGGGTGA
- a CDS encoding DUF72 domain-containing protein yields the protein MNPIQVGVCGWGDHDLYPPGTPSRDKLALYAGHFPVVEVDSTYHAIPPAERCARWVEDTPETFRFVVKAYRELTGHGRPKGAPERPWKEVADSFAAALRPFQEGGKLSMVLFQFPPWFDCTREHVRHIRRCREAFADFPLAVEFRNRTWYAPRFREGTLRFLQEEGLIHTVCDEPQAGEGSIPVVPVVTHPDAVLIRFHGRNREGWNNTGRSNWRGVRYAYRYSREELAEWIPRIEAMKREARQVTILFNNNSQGDAAPNAKELIDMMGLTFEGLAPRQLGIW from the coding sequence ATGAATCCGATTCAAGTGGGCGTGTGCGGTTGGGGAGATCACGACCTGTATCCGCCCGGGACCCCCTCGCGGGACAAGCTGGCCCTCTATGCCGGCCATTTTCCGGTGGTGGAGGTGGACAGCACCTATCACGCCATTCCTCCCGCTGAGCGGTGCGCCCGCTGGGTGGAGGACACGCCGGAGACCTTCCGATTCGTGGTGAAGGCCTACCGGGAGCTGACCGGCCACGGCCGACCGAAGGGAGCGCCCGAACGCCCCTGGAAGGAGGTGGCCGACAGCTTTGCCGCCGCGCTTCGGCCGTTTCAAGAGGGGGGAAAGCTGTCGATGGTGTTGTTCCAGTTTCCCCCGTGGTTCGACTGCACCCGGGAACACGTCCGACATATCCGGCGGTGCCGGGAGGCCTTCGCTGATTTTCCCCTGGCCGTCGAATTCCGCAACCGGACGTGGTACGCACCCCGCTTTCGCGAGGGGACCCTCCGCTTTCTCCAGGAGGAGGGGCTGATCCACACCGTCTGCGACGAGCCCCAGGCCGGGGAGGGCTCCATCCCGGTCGTTCCCGTCGTCACCCATCCCGATGCCGTTTTGATTCGTTTCCACGGCCGCAACCGGGAGGGATGGAACAACACGGGCCGCTCCAACTGGCGCGGAGTCCGCTATGCCTACCGCTATTCCCGGGAGGAGCTGGCCGAGTGGATTCCCCGCATCGAAGCGATGAAGCGGGAAGCCAGGCAGGTCACCATCCTCTTCAACAACAACTCCCAGGGGGACGCGGCCCCCAACGCCAAAGAGCTGATCGACATGATGGGGCTCACCTTCGAGGGGCTGGCCCCCCGCCAGCTGGGGATATGGTAG
- a CDS encoding iron chelate uptake ABC transporter family permease subunit, producing the protein MGDRTKLTLLAAVALGCVALFMLTHLSGNLDYIVPRRAAKLAAIIMTGVTIAFSTVVFQTITNNRILTPSIIGLDALYLFINATIVFLFGSQAFVFMDDNVRFLMSAGLMVLFSVLLYRLLFRREEKNIFFVLLVGVIMGTLFRSATSFMQMLIDPNEFLVIQDRMFAGFNNIHTDLLWVSMVTVAVVLLYFLRFARFLDVLALGRDHAVNLGVDYDYVVSRLFIIVAALVSVATALVGPITFLGLIVANVAYHLLSTYRHRPVIAAAALIAVVMLVGGQWAVERLFTFSTTISVIINFFGGIYFIYLLLRESKSW; encoded by the coding sequence ATGGGTGATCGGACCAAACTGACCCTCCTTGCCGCGGTCGCCCTCGGATGCGTTGCGTTGTTTATGCTGACTCACCTCAGCGGCAATCTGGATTACATCGTCCCGAGAAGGGCGGCGAAGCTGGCCGCCATCATCATGACCGGCGTGACCATCGCCTTTTCCACGGTCGTCTTTCAGACCATCACCAACAACCGGATTCTTACCCCGTCCATCATCGGGCTGGATGCCCTGTACCTGTTTATCAACGCGACGATCGTGTTCCTGTTCGGATCTCAAGCCTTTGTCTTCATGGACGACAATGTGCGGTTCTTGATGTCCGCCGGTTTGATGGTGCTGTTTTCCGTCCTATTGTACCGTCTGCTGTTCCGCCGTGAGGAGAAAAACATCTTTTTTGTCCTCCTGGTCGGGGTTATCATGGGCACCCTTTTCCGCAGCGCCACGTCGTTCATGCAGATGCTCATCGACCCCAACGAATTTCTCGTCATCCAGGACCGGATGTTCGCCGGCTTCAACAACATCCACACCGATTTGCTGTGGGTTTCCATGGTGACGGTCGCCGTCGTGCTTTTGTACTTCCTGCGTTTCGCTCGGTTCTTGGACGTCCTGGCGCTGGGCCGGGATCATGCGGTCAACTTGGGGGTGGATTACGATTATGTCGTGTCCCGGCTGTTTATCATCGTGGCCGCCCTGGTATCCGTCGCCACGGCGCTGGTGGGACCGATCACCTTCCTGGGGCTCATCGTCGCCAATGTCGCCTACCATCTCCTGTCCACGTACCGCCACCGGCCGGTGATTGCCGCCGCCGCGTTGATCGCCGTGGTGATGTTGGTCGGGGGGCAGTGGGCGGTTGAACGCCTCTTCACCTTTTCCACCACCATCAGTGTGATCATCAACTTCTTCGGCGGCATTTACTTCATCTATCTCTTGTTGAGGGAGAGTAAATCATGGTAG